A part of Podarcis muralis chromosome 13, rPodMur119.hap1.1, whole genome shotgun sequence genomic DNA contains:
- the PHB1 gene encoding prohibitin 1, whose translation MATKIFETVGKLGLGLAVAGGVVNSALYNVDAGHRAVIFDRFRGVQDIVVGEGTHFLIPWVQKPIIFDCRSRPRNVPVITGSKDLQNVNITLRILFRPVTMQLPRIFTTIGEDYDERVLPSITTEILKSVVARFDAGELITQRELVSRQVSEDLTERAATFGLILDDVSLTHLTFGKEFTEAVEMKQVAQQEAERARFIVEKAEQQKKAAIISAEGDSKAAELIATSLSSVGDGLIELRKLEAAEDIAYQLSRSRNITYLPSGQSVLLQLPQ comes from the exons ATGGCTACCAAGATCTTTGAGACAGTCGGCAAACTTGGCCTGGGGCTGGCAGTTGCCGGCGGAGTCGTCAACTCTGCTCTTTATAACG TTGACGCAGGCCACAGGGCTGTCATCTTTGACCgattccgaggcgtccaggacaTAGTGGTGGGAGAAGGGACCCATTTTCTCATTCCCTGGGTGCAGAAGCCGATCATCTTTGACTGCCGCTCACGCCCACGTAACGTTCCTGTAATCACTGGCAGCAAAG ATCTACAGAACGTGAACATCACACTAAGGATCTTGTTCAGGCCGGTGACCATGCAGCTCCCCCGGATTTTCACCACGATCGGCGAGGATTACGATGAGCGGGTGCTGCCTTCCATCACAACTGAGATCCTCAAATCTGTGGTG GCTCGCTTTGATGCTGGTGAGTTGATCACGCAGAGAGAACTCGTTTCCAGGCAAGTGAGCGAAGACCTCACGGAAAGAGCGGCAACTTTTGGCCTCATCCTAGATGATGTTTCCTTG ACACATCTGACATTCGGAAAGGAGTTCACGGAGGCAGTAGAAATGAAGCAAGTCGCACAGCAAGAAGCAGAGCGAGCCAGATTCATCGTGGAAAAG GCAGAGCAGCAAAAGAAAGCCGCTATAATCTCAGCTGAGGGGGATTCGAAGGCAGCTGAGCTCATCGCCACGTCACTGTCTTCAGTGGGCGACGGCCTCATTGAGCTGCGCAAACTTGAGGCAGCCGAAGACATCGCTTACCAGCTCTCGCGCTCCCGCAACATCACCTACCTGCCCTCAGGACAGTCAGTGTTGCTCCAGCTACCACAATGA